The following are encoded together in the Deinococcus soli (ex Cha et al. 2016) genome:
- the treZ gene encoding malto-oligosyltrehalose trehalohydrolase, whose product MTMSEQPGTQRQRSRLGAQLLPGGRETRFRAWSTRAGQMCVRVGGESHVMEPLPGAYFETVLPVGAGTRYCFELDGQALPDPYARFMPHGVHGDSEVVDLSAYEWQHPDWTGRPLAECVFYELHVGTFTPEGTYRAAQERLPQLVELGVTAIQMMPVAAFPGERGWGYDGVALFAPFAPYGRPEDLMAFVDAAHGLGLAVFLDVVYNHFGPDGNYLTSYSPSYFTDRFHTAWGQGLDYAEPHMRRYITGNARMWLQDYRFDGLRLDATASMQDDSEEHILHELARETHALGGGHILLAEDHRNLPELVTETGLDGIWVDDFHHEVRVTLTEEQEGYYGGFRGGARELAHVINRGWQYEGQFWNVTGEEHNRGRPATDLEAPSFVYCIQNHDQVGNRALGDRLHHFESVTLAEYRGASTLLLSLPMTPLLFQGQEWAASTPFPFFSDHIGELGQMVTEGRRREFAYFSGFSTLNVPDPQAPGTFESARLNWAEREQGEHGRTLALYRHLLRLRREDPVLRERSRRFIRAGAVDTGAGEALWVRWETPQGVRALLWNLTHKPLTPGLLALPFALPQEVLLHSEGDLHAPAALGGLHLSPGEAALLAGPVEA is encoded by the coding sequence ATGACCATGTCGGAACAGCCAGGGACCCAGCGTCAGCGCTCCCGCCTGGGGGCGCAACTCCTGCCGGGAGGGCGGGAGACGCGCTTCCGGGCCTGGAGTACCCGCGCCGGGCAGATGTGCGTGCGGGTCGGGGGCGAATCGCACGTGATGGAACCACTTCCAGGTGCGTATTTCGAGACGGTGCTGCCGGTTGGGGCGGGCACCCGCTACTGCTTTGAACTGGACGGGCAGGCGCTGCCGGACCCGTACGCGCGTTTTATGCCGCACGGCGTGCATGGTGACTCGGAGGTCGTTGATCTCTCCGCGTACGAATGGCAGCACCCGGACTGGACAGGACGGCCGCTGGCCGAGTGCGTGTTCTACGAACTGCACGTGGGCACCTTCACGCCGGAAGGCACCTACCGCGCCGCACAGGAGCGGCTGCCGCAGCTGGTGGAGCTGGGCGTGACCGCGATCCAGATGATGCCCGTCGCGGCCTTCCCCGGCGAGCGGGGCTGGGGGTACGACGGCGTGGCTCTGTTCGCGCCGTTCGCGCCGTACGGCCGCCCCGAGGACCTGATGGCGTTCGTGGACGCCGCACACGGCCTGGGCCTGGCGGTGTTCCTGGACGTGGTGTACAACCACTTCGGGCCGGACGGGAACTACCTGACGAGCTACAGCCCGTCGTACTTCACGGACCGTTTCCACACGGCGTGGGGGCAGGGCCTGGACTACGCCGAGCCGCACATGCGCCGGTACATCACCGGGAACGCGCGGATGTGGCTACAGGACTACCGCTTCGACGGCCTACGGCTGGACGCGACCGCCAGCATGCAGGACGACAGCGAGGAGCACATCCTGCACGAACTGGCGCGCGAGACGCACGCGCTGGGGGGCGGGCACATCCTGCTGGCCGAGGATCACCGGAACCTGCCGGAACTGGTCACCGAGACCGGCCTGGACGGCATCTGGGTGGACGACTTCCACCACGAGGTGCGCGTGACCCTGACCGAGGAGCAGGAAGGCTACTACGGGGGCTTCCGGGGCGGCGCGCGCGAACTGGCGCACGTCATCAACCGGGGCTGGCAGTACGAGGGGCAGTTCTGGAACGTGACCGGCGAGGAACACAACCGCGGCCGGCCCGCCACCGACCTGGAGGCGCCCAGCTTCGTGTACTGCATCCAGAACCATGATCAGGTGGGAAACCGCGCGCTGGGCGACCGCCTGCATCACTTCGAATCGGTGACGCTGGCCGAGTACCGCGGGGCGAGCACGCTGCTGCTGTCCCTGCCGATGACGCCGCTGCTGTTCCAGGGGCAGGAGTGGGCGGCGAGCACGCCCTTCCCATTCTTCAGCGACCACATCGGGGAACTGGGGCAGATGGTGACCGAGGGACGGCGGCGGGAGTTCGCGTACTTCTCGGGCTTCAGCACACTGAACGTGCCGGACCCGCAGGCGCCCGGGACCTTCGAGAGCGCCCGGCTGAACTGGGCCGAACGCGAGCAGGGCGAGCACGGGCGCACGCTGGCGCTGTACCGTCACCTGCTGCGCCTGCGCCGGGAGGATCCGGTGCTGCGGGAGCGCTCGCGCCGCTTCATCCGGGCGGGCGCGGTGGACACCGGGGCCGGGGAGGCGCTGTGGGTGCGCTGGGAGACCCCGCAGGGCGTGCGGGCCCTGCTGTGGAACCTGACACACAAGCCGCTCACGCCGGGGCTGCTGGCGCTGCCGTTCGCGCTGCCGCAGGAGGTGCTGCTGCACTCCGAGGGCGACCTGCACGCGCCCGCCGCGCTGGGCGGGCTGCACCTGAGTCCGGGTGAGGCCGCGCTGCTGGCCGGGCCGGTGGAGGCGTGA